The genomic stretch AATATTAATGACTTTTTAGACGCATATACTGAGTTTCTTGAAGCAAAGGGATGGGGCTTTGGTGGTGAAATTAAGCAAAGAAGTACCCAGATTGAAAAACCAAAACGTTGATTTGATAAATGCAATGATAGAACGGAAGTTATTCAACTAACTGTAAAACGTTAGTTGAACGACAATAGCGGCAGACTAAGACCTCATTTATCGAGTCTTGGTCTGCCGCTGCTTCTTTTAATGGATCATTCTAAAATTATCATTGACCACTTGTGGTTTTAATTGATTGAAACTAAAATTGTTTTCTACCAATTCTAAAACGCTCTATTTCAACAGCAGAGAAAAAATTATCCTCTCCATATAATATATTGCTTCCAATCTCTTATACGCTATGCATATGCAAGAGGAACTAAAAGGTATATGCAAAAACGCTACCGTGAGAATAATTATACAATGGTCATTATGGCTACGGACAAAGAAACAGATACATCAATGGCAACTGAAAAAATTATGAGAAAAATAATAATGGGGAAAGACCGAAGCTAAATAAAAGCGATTGGTAATAGGAAGGGATCATATTATGGAATTTTACTTCACTGGAGAAATTATGGAGGATGTAGAAAAGGCCTATTCTGAGATCGAGAATATTGTTTTAAAAAAATTAAATACATCACTAAACTCACAGGATTACGGTCCTGGCTTAAAAATATTGGGGATAATTTTTATGATCGCAAGTGATGAGCTTGTTGAAGAGGGTCTTTTTAATGAAAAAATAACTTACTTGAAGAAAGATAAGGACTCTGATATTCGTCTGAGAATTGATCATGCGACTTTTAGGGAAGTTGATCTTGATTCTCAAATAAGGTTACTAGTCGATAATTTGATTAGAGCTGTTAGAGAAATAAAGAAGAAATTTAAAGAGGACTTCGATTCTGAAAGGTTAGCAAAGGATATTGATCGTTTGTTTAACTAAGCTATAATTAATTATGAAATAAAGACAGGTTAAACCACGAGTGGATTTATTTTATGAATGGATTTTCTTTTATAAATTCTAAAAGCTGCTCTTTCAATCAAAATTTTCACAAATCACTGTAGTCCAACTTAGGTTTAATTAGAAAAAGTAAGCAACCGATCAACAGACCGGTTGCCTATTCCTGCACCCTAAACGGAGGGCACCGCGAATTACTTTTTCTTTAATTCCTCTCTAGTGTAGGCATCAGAAATTATCAATTTGCTTATGTGTTCACGCTAGCTTCCTAATCTTCTCTTCTTATTTGATAATTTCATTCACTATAGTTAACTTTCCGTATTATAAATGGACTCCCAGCAGAAACTCCTGTACTATTACCTTTTGATTCTAATTGAATGAGGATGATTTTTTTGGCAAGTGCAGCAGTAGTTTTTGCATCAATTCTTTTACCTATTTTTCTTTATATGTCTTTTTACTTTTTGCTTGATGGGAAACAGCCACAAGCAAGAAGAATATTCATCTCCCTTAGTTTTAGTTTAACAATATGGTCGATGGCAATAATTATGATTGCAAAAAATTAGAAGGTCTATCGACCTTCTTTTTATATTAGGATCAAAGTTTATTTAGATATTTTTAGAGTAGTTGTGTAATTCCCCAGATGACCAAGATACTCAAAGATTGGCGTGTGACCATATTCTTTAACTACAAATACTTGTCCTGTTATAACATCCTTGTATGTATCTCTTATCTTGCACTGGCTGGCTTGGATCAAGTTCTAATATCTCATTCCTCCACTAAAGGAAAATTCTAGTTATTAACATTAAATAAAAATGCCATTATCCCTAAAAGTAAAGGGTCTAATCCAAATATTGATTGAACTAACGAAAAAACGTTAGTTGAACGACAATAGCGGCAGACTAAGACCTCATTTATCGAGTCTTGGTCTGCCGCTGCTTCTTTTAATGGATCATTCTAAAATTATCATTGACCACTTGTGGTTTTAATTGATTGAAACTAAAATTGTTTTCTACCAATTCTAAAACGCTCTATTTCAACAG from Paenibacillus polygoni encodes the following:
- a CDS encoding Imm44 family immunity protein — encoded protein: MEFYFTGEIMEDVEKAYSEIENIVLKKLNTSLNSQDYGPGLKILGIIFMIASDELVEEGLFNEKITYLKKDKDSDIRLRIDHATFREVDLDSQIRLLVDNLIRAVREIKKKFKEDFDSERLAKDIDRLFN